CGCGGAAGTGCGCGATGAGCTCTCGCTCGAGATCGGGTGCGACGAGCGTCCCCGTCGTGCGGTCGGTCAGGAGCGCGGCCAGATCGTAGGCGTCGGGTCCGAGCAGCGCGTCCTGAAAGTCGAGCAGGCGGAGCCGGCCGTCCTGCACGTGCAGGTTCCAGGCCATGAAGTCGCGATGGACGAGGACAGGCGCTCGCTGCTCGAAGGGCTCGGCGAGCGGCGCCAGCGCGGCGAGCAGCCCGGCGCGCTCGTCGGCGGCGAGGCGCCGTCCGTGTCGCGTCTCGATGCCGTGCTCGAGGAAGTGCTCGAGCTCCCAGCGCGCCAGCTGCCCGTCGAAGCGCCGGCGGAAGGCGAGGCACGACGGGTCGGGATGGCGCGCGCCGGCGACCTGGAGCGCGGCCAGCAGCTCCACGGCCGCCGCGAAGAGCGGGCGCGCGTCCGCGGGCCGCGCACTGGCCGCGGCCCAGAGCGTCGTGTCGCCGAGGTCTTCCAGGAGGAGGAGGGAGTCGGTGGCCGACGCGTCGTGATGGATGAGCGGGACGGCGAAGCCGCGCGCGGCGAGGTAGCGGCCCACGTCGACGAAGGGCAGGTCCTTCGTCAGCGCGCGCTCGCCGATCTCGTCCGACCCGAGCGGGAAGCGGTCGGCGCCGAGCAGCATCGCGACCGCAGTGGGCGGCGCGCCGCCGCCGGCCAGGTGGAGGCGCACGTAGCGGCGGCTCGAGGCGTCGCCGAAGAGCGGCTGCGCGCCGACGATGCGCGCGCCGAAGGCGGCCCGCACGGCACGCGCGAGAGCCTCGTGCGGAATCGCGTCCGGCATCGACGCGACGCCGCGTAGCAGAGCGCCCGGGGCGAGTCAAAAGCGCGCGCCGGTTACCTTGACACGCTACGCCGGTTCACATTAGCTACCATATTCTGCGCGCTTCGCGATGAACCTCGCCTACGTGGCCATTCTCGTCTCGTTCGGCATCGCGGGCCTCGTGGTCGCGGTGCTGCTCGGTGCCGGCGCGTTCCTCCGGCCGCGGCGCCCGTCGGCGATGAAGGCCGAGGCGTTCGAGTGCGGCAACCCGCCGAGCGGCCCTGCGCGGGGCCGCTTCTCGGTCAAGTTCTACCTGACCGCGATCCTCTTCATCCTCTTCGACGTCGAGGTGGTCTTCCTCTATCCCTGGGCGGTGACGTTCCGCCCGCTCGGGATGTTCGGCTTCCTCGAGATGGCGATCTTCGTCCTCGTGCTGGCGCTGGGCTTCGTGTACGTGTGGCGCAAGGGCGCGCTCGAGTGGAGCTGACGCGGCCGGCCGGCGGCGGGTGGTGATGACCGCGGACGCACTCCTTGCTCGCGTGGCCGCGCTTCTGCCCGGCGCGACCCCGCTCGCGGGCGAGGTCGCGCATGGCCAGGCGGCGATCGTGCTCGAGCGGAGCGCGCTGCCCGCCGCGCTCCAGACGCTCCGCGACCATCCCGAGACGCGCTTCGAGATGCTCTCCGACCTGACCGCGGTCGACTACCTCGGGCGCACGCCGCGCTTCGAGGTCGTCTATCAGCTCTACTCGCTCACCCTGAACCACCGCCTGCGCGTGAAGGTCCCGGTGCCGGAGGACGACCCGATCGTGCCGACCGCGACCGGGGTATGGAAGAGCGCCAACTGGGCGGAGCGGGAGGCGTGGGACATGCTCGGCATCCGCTTCGCCGGGCATCCCGATCTCCGCCGCATCCTCATGTACCCCGAGTTCGAAGGGTACCCGCTGCGCAAGGACTATCCGCTCGACAAGCGCCAGCCGCTCGTGCCCGAGCGCGACCCCGTGCGGCAGCCCTGGTACCCGCGCCGGAGCGGCGCCGCCTGATGACGCAGGCACCCGACACGACGGGCGAGGTGATGGATATCCAGATGGGGCCGTCGCACCCGGCGTCGCACGGCACCATCAAGTTCAACCTCCGCCTCGACGGGGAGACCATCGTCGACGTGGACGTGGAGATCGGCTACCTCCACCGCGGCTTCGAGAAGATGTGCGAGCAGGGGACGTGGAACCACTGCTTCCCCTACGCCGACCGCCTGAACTACGCCTCGCCCATCCTGAACAACGTCGGCTTCGCGCTCGCGGTCGAGAAGCTGGCGGGCGTGACCGTGCCGGAGCGCTGCCAGTACATCCGCGTGATCGGCGGCGAGATCTCCCGCATCACGGATCACCTGACCTGCCTCGGCATGGCCGCGAACGAAATCGGCGCCATCTCGGCGGGCTTCTACATGCTCGAGGCGCGGGAGTTCCTCTACGACCTGGTCGAGGCGATGACCGGCGCGCGGCTCACCGTCACCTACTGCCGGCTGGGCGGGGTGATCAAGGACCTCCCCGCCGACATGAAGGAGTCCACCGCCGCCGCGCTCAAGCAGGTGCGCCGCGTGCTCGCGGACTGCGACCGGCTCCTCTCCCGCAACCGCATCTTCGTCGACCGCATGGTCGGCATCGGGAAACTCTCGCGCGCGGACGCGATCTCCTACGGCCTCACGGGGCCGCTCCTGCGCGCGACGGGCGTCCCCTACGACGTGCGCAAGGCCGAGCCGTACCTGGTCTACGACCGCATCGACTTCTCGGTCCCCACCGGGACGAACGGCGACAACTACGACCGCTTCATGGTGCGCATGGCGGAGATGGAGCAGAGCATGCGCATCGTCGAGCAGGCCCTCGCCAACCTCCCCGAGGGCCCGATCGCGA
This genomic window from Deltaproteobacteria bacterium contains:
- a CDS encoding NADH-quinone oxidoreductase subunit A, with the protein product MNLAYVAILVSFGIAGLVVAVLLGAGAFLRPRRPSAMKAEAFECGNPPSGPARGRFSVKFYLTAILFILFDVEVVFLYPWAVTFRPLGMFGFLEMAIFVLVLALGFVYVWRKGALEWS
- a CDS encoding NADH-quinone oxidoreductase subunit D; the protein is MTQAPDTTGEVMDIQMGPSHPASHGTIKFNLRLDGETIVDVDVEIGYLHRGFEKMCEQGTWNHCFPYADRLNYASPILNNVGFALAVEKLAGVTVPERCQYIRVIGGEISRITDHLTCLGMAANEIGAISAGFYMLEAREFLYDLVEAMTGARLTVTYCRLGGVIKDLPADMKESTAAALKQVRRVLADCDRLLSRNRIFVDRMVGIGKLSRADAISYGLTGPLLRATGVPYDVRKAEPYLVYDRIDFSVPTGTNGDNYDRFMVRMAEMEQSMRIVEQALANLPEGPIAISDPRYFLPPKQEVYTSIEGLMNHFKLVIEGQKIPPGEVYVATEGGNGELGFYLVSDGSGRPYRVRVRPPSFYGMGALGAMLPGHMVADIITTFGQINMIGGECDH
- a CDS encoding NADH-quinone oxidoreductase subunit C, encoding MTADALLARVAALLPGATPLAGEVAHGQAAIVLERSALPAALQTLRDHPETRFEMLSDLTAVDYLGRTPRFEVVYQLYSLTLNHRLRVKVPVPEDDPIVPTATGVWKSANWAEREAWDMLGIRFAGHPDLRRILMYPEFEGYPLRKDYPLDKRQPLVPERDPVRQPWYPRRSGAA